Genomic window (Acidobacteriota bacterium):
TCTTTCTCTAAAAGGAAATGAAAATGTTCGTTCGGTTAATCCAGTCATTGGCGAGACCAATGATGGATTCCTGAATGATATAAGGGGAAGGCACATAAAAAGAGAGCATGTGCTGAAAGCCATTGAAAACGCAAAAGAGGGTCCGGTTGAAGAGGGTTGTGTTGGAGCTGGAACAGGAACAATTTGTTTTGGATTTAAAGGAGGGATAGGAACATCTTCAAGAGTACTTCCTCCATCACAAGGCGGATATACTGTGGGAGTCCTTGTCCAGACAAATTTTGGGGGAGTTCTCCAGATAAACGGTGCTCCTGTTGGAGTGGAGCTCGAAAAATATTATCTAAAAGACCAGATTGATTATGAGTTAGTTAAAGAAAATCATTCTAGTGACACAACAATAGATGGTTCATGTATGATTGTTGTTGCAACCGATGCTCCACTGGATTCAAGGAATCTAAAAAGACTTGCAAAAAGAACAATGCTTGGGCTTGGAAAAACAGGTGGGATTTCCTCCAATGGCTCTGGAGATTATGTAATTTCTTTTTCAACCGCTAAAGACTTAAGAATTCCTTTTGATTCAAAAAGTCCTTTAAGAACACAGCAGCTTTTAGAAAATGATTTTATTTCCGCTCTTTTTTTAGCATGCATAGAAGCAATTGAAGAAGCAATTTACGACTCACTTTTTATAGCTGAATCGATGAAAGGAAAAGATGGTAATTTTATTGAAGCGCTTCCCCTGGAGAAAGTGAAAGAAATTCTCATTAAATACAATCAAATCAAGAAATAATTTCTAATTTAAAGGGTTTTTTTGACCACTGCTTAATTTCATCCCTTACACAACTGAAATTAATTAATATTTTATCTTCTTATAATTAAAAATTAATCAATCAATAAATAATTTGTAGGGCAACCCTTCAGAGCCTGCCCCAAACCTTGCCCTGAACTTGTTTCATGGGTTGATTCGGGGGTTGCTTAATGCAAGGCTGAAGCCTTGCCCTACATGTCAATTTATTTAATTCGTTTTTATTAATTAACCAAAAAAAGAATAATTTGAATTTTATTAACTATATTTCATATAATTCAGTGCTGGAGAAAAAGATGTTAAAGAAAAATAAATATTTATTTTTTGCTTTTACAGCCATTTCAATTTCATTAATTTTTATTTTTGCTTCTGAGGATTTTCATAAAAAAGCTGTAGAAATAAATCAGAATTCACTAATAATCGATTTCCATTGTGATACACTTCAGTATGTTTTGATGAAAGGGAAAGACCTTGGTAAAAGAGGAGAAACTGGAGCTGTTGACATACCTAAATTGAAAGAAGGAGGTGTTGATGCTCAGGTTTTTGCTGCATGGGTTGATTCAATATTTAAAGGTCCTCTTGCAACAAAAAGGGCTCTTAAA
Coding sequences:
- a CDS encoding P1 family peptidase translates to MLSKKYLISPLIFICLLISAFNLKAEKRIRIREMGVKVGILKPGKWNSITDVNGVKVGHFTLIEGKNVRTGVTAILPHSGNIFQEKVPGAIYIGNGFGKLTGISQVEELGNIETPIILTSTLSIPAAWEGILDFVLSLKGNENVRSVNPVIGETNDGFLNDIRGRHIKREHVLKAIENAKEGPVEEGCVGAGTGTICFGFKGGIGTSSRVLPPSQGGYTVGVLVQTNFGGVLQINGAPVGVELEKYYLKDQIDYELVKENHSSDTTIDGSCMIVVATDAPLDSRNLKRLAKRTMLGLGKTGGISSNGSGDYVISFSTAKDLRIPFDSKSPLRTQQLLENDFISALFLACIEAIEEAIYDSLFIAESMKGKDGNFIEALPLEKVKEILIKYNQIKK